In Candidatus Tachikawaea gelatinosa, a genomic segment contains:
- the coaE gene encoding dephospho-CoA kinase (Dephospho-CoA kinase (CoaE) performs the final step in coenzyme A biosynthesis.) — protein MKKNNPYIIAITGGIGSGKSTIANIFSTFNIKIIDTDLIAKKLTQPNTIVLNKIIKRYGYEIINNDGTLIRKKLREIIFKNYNEKKWLDNLMHPVIEAESQKMIHKYFSPYFLWIVPLLIEKNLQKKVNRVLVVDINIKKQIYRVMKRDNISNIQAMRIINAQINNSKRRKFADDIIINNYDYSYLSYRVQQLHKKYIRYAFS, from the coding sequence ATGAAAAAAAATAACCCATATATAATAGCTATCACTGGAGGTATAGGTAGCGGAAAAAGTACTATTGCGAATATTTTTTCTACATTTAACATTAAAATAATTGATACAGATTTAATTGCAAAAAAATTAACTCAACCTAATACAATAGTTTTGAATAAAATTATTAAACGATATGGATATGAAATAATTAACAATGACGGTACTTTAATAAGAAAAAAATTACGTGAGATAATCTTTAAGAATTATAATGAAAAAAAATGGCTAGATAACCTTATGCATCCGGTTATTGAAGCAGAATCACAAAAAATGATTCATAAGTATTTTTCTCCATATTTTTTATGGATTGTACCTTTATTAATAGAAAAAAATCTTCAAAAAAAAGTGAATCGAGTACTAGTTGTTGACATTAATATTAAAAAACAAATTTATCGTGTAATGAAAAGAGATAATATATCCAACATACAAGCAATGCGCATTATTAATGCTCAAATTAATAATAGTAAAAGAAGAAAATTTGCTGATGATATTATCATAAATAATTACGATTATAGTTATCTATCATATAGGGTTCAACAACTACATAAAAAATATATACGTTATGCTTTTTCATGA
- the lpxC gene encoding UDP-3-O-acyl-N-acetylglucosamine deacetylase, whose protein sequence is MFKQRTLKRIIKIYGIGLHTGKKTKMFLKPAIENTGIIYRRIDMVPFINLEETSITNSTELNTCLTNKKGIYIFTIEHLNAAFSCLGIDNVIVEIDGLEIPIMDGSAMPFIKLLIKAGIQELNTAKKFILVKKKIRVEEKDKWAEIKPYKGFFVDFTVDFNIKDTNFLLKQRYQMIFSTKLFIKKIACARTFGFMYNVDLFKKKGLCLGGNLNCSIVIDKFGKVVNKRGLRFKNEYVCHKILDTVGDLFTCGYNIVGAFSGFKSGHKLNNKLIKCFLTDQNSWEFITLKKNDDVSLKFKIPIYKK, encoded by the coding sequence ATGTTTAAACAAAGAACGTTAAAAAGAATTATTAAAATTTATGGTATTGGTTTACATACTGGTAAAAAAACAAAAATGTTTTTAAAACCTGCGATTGAAAATACTGGCATAATATATCGTCGTATTGATATGGTTCCATTTATTAATCTTGAAGAAACTTCTATTACAAATAGTACTGAATTAAATACTTGCCTGACGAATAAAAAAGGTATATATATTTTTACGATAGAACATTTAAATGCTGCTTTTTCTTGTTTAGGTATTGACAATGTTATTGTAGAAATTGATGGATTAGAAATACCTATCATGGATGGCAGTGCTATGCCATTTATTAAACTATTAATTAAAGCTGGGATACAAGAATTAAATACTGCAAAAAAGTTTATTCTTGTTAAAAAAAAAATACGAGTTGAAGAAAAAGATAAATGGGCAGAAATAAAACCATATAAGGGATTTTTTGTTGACTTTACTGTTGATTTTAATATAAAAGATACAAATTTTTTATTAAAACAACGTTATCAAATGATTTTTTCTACAAAACTATTCATTAAAAAAATTGCTTGTGCTCGTACTTTTGGATTTATGTATAACGTTGATCTTTTTAAAAAAAAAGGTTTATGTTTAGGTGGTAATCTCAATTGTTCCATTGTAATAGATAAATTTGGAAAAGTAGTAAACAAAAGAGGATTAAGATTTAAAAACGAATATGTTTGTCATAAAATATTAGATACAGTAGGAGATCTATTTACTTGTGGTTATAATATAGTTGGTGCTTTTTCAGGTTTTAAATCTGGACATAAACTCAATAATAAATTAATAAAATGTTTTTTAACTGATCAAAATTCATGGGAATTCATAACTTTAAAAAAAAATGATGATGTTTCTTTAAAATTTAAAATTCCAATTTATAAAAAATAA
- the ftsA gene encoding cell division protein FtsA: MIKVINKKLIVGLEIGTTKISVLIGEILPDSTMNIIGIGNCLSQGIDKGDVNNLELVVKSIKKSINQAEKIANCQISSVYLAFSHKKINIQNEIGIVPLYEKEVTQNDINNVVHTAKSVRIKDKHRILHVIPQEYKIDSQSGIKNPLGLSGIRMQAKVHLITCHNDIIKNMVKAVERCNVNVDAVIFSGLSSSLSVLTEDEKELGVCLVDIGGGTIDLSVYVNGILYHNKVIPYAGKTVTSDISYAFGISYNDAEKIKIRYGSALKSIIEKDEDIEITDIGHNFSKKLHIQTLAEIIEPRYIELLNLVKIEIMQLQTWLHQNDIICNFSAGIVLTGGGSNIKGLTDCAQHVFNLPTRIGKPINITGLTDEIKNTNFSTAVGLLLYGKESFLKKKSIKKNHNAFYNFFKKISNWIKKEF; encoded by the coding sequence ATGATCAAAGTAATTAATAAAAAGTTAATTGTTGGATTAGAAATCGGAACAACAAAAATTTCAGTATTAATAGGAGAAATTCTTCCAGATAGTACAATGAATATTATTGGTATTGGAAACTGTTTATCTCAAGGTATAGATAAGGGTGATGTTAATAACCTAGAATTAGTAGTAAAATCTATTAAAAAGTCTATTAATCAAGCAGAAAAAATTGCAAATTGTCAAATTTCATCAGTATACTTAGCATTTTCTCATAAAAAAATTAATATTCAAAATGAAATAGGAATAGTTCCACTGTATGAAAAAGAAGTTACTCAGAATGATATTAACAATGTTGTGCATACTGCTAAATCTGTACGAATAAAAGATAAGCATCGTATTCTACATGTCATTCCTCAAGAATATAAAATTGATTCTCAATCAGGTATTAAAAATCCTTTAGGATTATCTGGTATACGTATGCAAGCAAAAGTACATTTAATTACTTGCCATAATGATATTATAAAAAATATGGTAAAAGCAGTGGAACGTTGTAATGTAAATGTTGATGCTGTAATTTTTTCAGGCTTATCTTCAAGTCTTTCAGTATTAACTGAAGATGAAAAAGAGCTAGGTGTATGTCTTGTTGATATTGGTGGAGGTACTATTGATCTTTCTGTATACGTTAACGGAATATTATATCATAATAAAGTAATACCATACGCTGGAAAAACTGTTACAAGCGATATTTCTTATGCCTTTGGTATTTCATATAATGATGCAGAAAAAATAAAAATACGTTATGGATCAGCATTAAAATCTATAATAGAAAAAGATGAAGATATAGAAATAACTGATATAGGTCATAATTTTTCTAAAAAATTACATATTCAAACTTTAGCTGAAATTATTGAGCCTCGTTATATTGAATTATTAAACTTAGTAAAAATTGAAATTATGCAATTACAAACTTGGTTACATCAAAACGACATTATATGTAATTTTTCTGCGGGAATAGTTTTAACGGGTGGAGGTTCAAACATCAAAGGTTTAACTGATTGTGCTCAACACGTTTTTAATCTTCCTACAAGAATTGGGAAACCTATAAATATAACTGGTTTAACTGATGAAATAAAAAACACTAATTTTTCTACAGCAGTAGGTTTATTATTATATGGAAAAGAATCTTTTTTAAAAAAAAAATCAATAAAAAAAAATCATAATGCATTTTACAATTTTTTTAAAAAAATTAGTAATTGGATAAAGAAAGAATTTTAA